The following proteins are encoded in a genomic region of Gimesia algae:
- a CDS encoding FecR domain-containing protein — protein sequence MNQDNKHNELLYELFGALCNHSITAEQHQQLEDILSTDADARQKYFNYLDLHLNLERMHDEQPVSDFEFQIQAPLATSAPTQAPPGQPVKTSTALWLLVSAACLVLVAGFLVFNQIPPATPQLSQVVPPSEIQAPPVAAVTQTAAVRFAEGSPFLKVGSPIVNYQEYAISAGQLQLIFSNGAEVILTGPAVFECQDAEHLAVRYGACSVYAPDGAEGFTVETPLSSVVDYGTRFSVNVSEAGNTDVQVVEGETDVRPVKLKSDSQVKAQRLTRGMAQRLTTNNGVVIDDIPFDHKQYVSQLPDRVVTYSTTLGPEQRAEDLKCVTVQRGGKSYQYEVEDLIGIELTHYNGKSFLTRNDGIDPGNDGNPKTLRRHLIEQDRCLLTGVVNPGGSTSPLTAAPVMNEQEDPAHPNTPGMAIRFREPVINDLGPDIILFDLQVIVHSTTGDAFYASPLPFTEKSKTHLIQKFDIDLASPEAKPLEKFWLHIFNQKTGIRSRAELETAKGNGGNWHVVGAKALATGIDLSDLGFAEGESVEGLFIQDVQDDGDVIDPVFIGGLPPLKQTHK from the coding sequence ATGAATCAAGACAATAAACATAATGAATTGCTTTACGAACTCTTCGGGGCGCTTTGTAACCATAGTATCACCGCAGAGCAGCATCAGCAACTCGAAGACATTCTCTCTACCGACGCAGATGCCAGACAGAAATACTTTAACTATCTCGACCTGCATCTGAATCTGGAACGAATGCACGACGAGCAGCCTGTTTCTGATTTCGAGTTTCAGATTCAGGCACCCCTGGCTACTTCTGCCCCTACGCAGGCACCACCCGGACAGCCTGTGAAAACATCGACCGCGTTGTGGCTGTTAGTTTCTGCTGCCTGCCTGGTTCTGGTTGCTGGTTTTTTAGTCTTTAATCAGATACCTCCAGCGACACCACAGCTCAGTCAGGTCGTTCCTCCCTCTGAAATACAGGCACCTCCCGTAGCCGCAGTCACTCAGACCGCAGCCGTACGGTTTGCCGAGGGGTCTCCCTTTCTGAAAGTCGGTTCTCCCATTGTGAACTATCAGGAATATGCGATCTCGGCTGGACAACTGCAACTGATTTTTTCAAATGGTGCCGAAGTCATTCTGACCGGTCCTGCCGTCTTTGAATGCCAGGACGCAGAACATCTGGCGGTTCGCTACGGTGCCTGCTCTGTATATGCTCCCGATGGTGCCGAAGGTTTTACCGTGGAAACACCACTCTCGAGTGTGGTTGATTATGGTACCCGGTTTTCTGTGAATGTCTCGGAAGCGGGTAACACCGATGTGCAGGTCGTCGAAGGCGAAACCGACGTGCGGCCTGTGAAACTCAAGTCCGACAGTCAAGTCAAGGCACAGCGATTGACTCGCGGCATGGCCCAGCGGTTAACCACGAATAATGGCGTTGTCATTGATGACATCCCCTTCGATCACAAACAGTATGTGTCACAGTTACCCGACCGCGTGGTCACTTATTCGACGACGTTGGGTCCCGAACAACGCGCGGAAGATTTGAAATGCGTCACTGTGCAGCGTGGCGGAAAATCCTATCAATATGAAGTCGAAGATCTGATTGGAATCGAACTCACCCATTATAACGGAAAATCCTTCCTGACCCGCAACGATGGAATTGATCCCGGCAATGATGGAAATCCAAAGACATTACGTCGGCATCTGATCGAACAGGATCGTTGTCTGCTGACCGGTGTCGTCAATCCCGGCGGATCCACGTCGCCTTTGACTGCGGCACCCGTCATGAATGAACAGGAAGATCCCGCTCACCCCAATACTCCCGGAATGGCCATCCGCTTTCGTGAGCCAGTGATCAATGATCTCGGACCGGATATTATTCTGTTCGATCTACAGGTCATTGTGCACTCGACTACCGGAGATGCCTTTTATGCATCGCCACTGCCATTCACCGAAAAATCCAAAACCCACCTGATTCAAAAATTTGATATCGATCTCGCTTCGCCGGAAGCAAAACCGCTCGAGAAATTCTGGTTGCACATTTTCAATCAGAAAACAGGCATCCGTTCCCGTGCCGAGCTGGAAACAGCCAAAGGCAATGGCGGGAACTGGCATGTCGTGGGTGCCAAAGCACTCGCGACTGGCATTGATCTGTCGGACCTCGGTTTTGCAGAAGGTGAATCCGTCGAAGGTCTGTTCATCCAGGATGTGCAGGATGACGGCGATGTGATTGACCCCGTCTTTATCGGCGGCCTCCCCCCCTTAAAACAAACACACAAATAA
- a CDS encoding sigma-70 family RNA polymerase sigma factor, producing MSIEQEPTALPDELHVKFLHVFTQHRNQIYSYIFSLLPNRDDAEDVFQRTSLILWKKFADYDETCSFFSWACGVAFYEVKNFMRVAQRKRLQFRDDVIQQLADERAEIPQFKLDLRATALEECMQKLKEKDRQLVNQVYRDQVPVKDLAEATGAAIQTLYNRLNQIRRQLTHCIERNVSYTGEGK from the coding sequence ATGAGCATTGAACAGGAACCGACAGCCCTGCCCGACGAATTACATGTGAAATTTCTTCATGTTTTTACGCAGCATCGAAATCAGATCTATTCGTATATCTTTTCGTTACTGCCCAATCGGGATGATGCTGAAGATGTTTTTCAGAGAACCAGCCTGATTCTCTGGAAAAAGTTTGCAGACTATGATGAAACCTGCAGTTTTTTTTCCTGGGCCTGCGGCGTTGCTTTTTATGAAGTCAAAAACTTCATGCGTGTGGCTCAGAGAAAGCGGTTGCAGTTTAGAGATGATGTGATTCAACAACTGGCGGATGAGCGTGCTGAGATTCCACAGTTCAAACTGGACCTGCGTGCTACCGCGTTAGAAGAGTGTATGCAGAAGCTGAAAGAAAAAGACCGTCAACTGGTGAATCAGGTCTATCGTGATCAGGTTCCCGTTAAAGATTTAGCAGAGGCCACCGGGGCTGCGATACAGACCTTGTATAACAGACTCAATCAGATTCGACGTCAATTAACTCACTGTATAGAACGTAATGTCTCTTATACAGGAGAGGGAAAATGA
- a CDS encoding thioredoxin family protein, which translates to MVKTASTMLPLGTQAPDFSLKNVDGSTVSLSDFSDSKGLLVIFMCNHCPFVIHLREALAAFADEYMEKGLGVVGISSNDVATHPDDSPEKMVEEAKSAGYHFPYLYDGTQEVAKAYKAACTPDFFLFDQEQKLVYRGQFDDSRPGGDKPITGADLKTACDAVLAGSPVTEDQKPSIGCNIKWQEGKEPEYFTGQPAV; encoded by the coding sequence ATGGTTAAAACCGCATCCACAATGCTTCCATTGGGAACACAGGCTCCCGACTTTTCATTGAAGAATGTCGACGGATCAACTGTTTCCCTCAGCGACTTCAGTGACTCCAAGGGGCTGCTGGTCATTTTCATGTGCAATCATTGCCCGTTTGTGATTCACCTGCGCGAGGCACTGGCTGCCTTTGCAGATGAGTACATGGAAAAAGGTCTGGGCGTTGTTGGTATCAGTTCCAACGATGTGGCCACGCACCCCGATGACAGTCCGGAGAAAATGGTAGAGGAAGCCAAATCCGCCGGCTATCACTTCCCCTATCTTTACGATGGGACTCAGGAAGTCGCCAAAGCCTACAAGGCGGCCTGCACCCCCGATTTCTTCCTGTTTGATCAGGAGCAGAAACTCGTGTATCGCGGGCAATTCGATGACAGTCGACCAGGCGGCGACAAACCGATTACCGGCGCGGATCTGAAAACCGCCTGTGATGCCGTCCTGGCGGGATCACCAGTGACCGAAGATCAGAAGCCGAGCATCGGCTGCAACATCAAATGGCAGGAAGGTAAAGAACCCGAATACTTCACCGGTCAGCCTGCCGTCTAA
- the coaD gene encoding pantetheine-phosphate adenylyltransferase encodes MSQTLNPQHAVYVGSFDPPTLGHLDIVERGAAIYSKITVGIGINPDKRPLFSPEERQQMLEGLLSAYANVEVKCFQGLAVNFVQECGGGVMLRGLRTLTDVEAEFTMSLANRTLASEIETVFLMASEKYTHISSSLIKQIAQLGGDVAEEKLKDFVPRQVVGPLVEKFALKTSNQS; translated from the coding sequence GTGTCGCAGACGCTCAATCCACAACATGCTGTTTATGTAGGCAGTTTCGATCCTCCCACGCTGGGGCATCTGGATATTGTGGAACGCGGTGCGGCAATTTATTCAAAAATCACTGTCGGTATCGGGATCAATCCCGATAAACGTCCCCTCTTCTCACCAGAAGAACGACAGCAGATGCTGGAGGGGCTACTGTCCGCTTATGCTAATGTTGAGGTTAAATGTTTTCAGGGACTGGCGGTCAATTTCGTACAGGAGTGCGGCGGCGGCGTCATGCTTCGTGGACTGCGGACATTAACCGACGTGGAAGCGGAGTTCACAATGTCACTGGCGAACCGCACTCTCGCATCAGAAATCGAAACGGTCTTCCTGATGGCCAGTGAAAAATACACGCATATCTCCAGCTCACTGATCAAGCAGATCGCACAACTGGGTGGAGATGTGGCAGAAGAAAAACTCAAAGACTTCGTGCCCCGACAGGTGGTCGGTCCACTGGTTGAAAAATTCGCTTTAAAAACTTCAAACCAGTCTTAA
- a CDS encoding alpha/beta hydrolase yields the protein MKYFHLRAAIVLTTIMLSLLSMTCTLLAAPQNLVDASKLLKAPVSKENQQQVLDYFKKRYQKEKDLSQGLHKTLIDKTDDGGGYAGWFLKAAPGDEVIVFAEKGRQWPMIELGDSGYFAWVEKFPNFSSAHYHFSVNGKRLQTGRYNRFGFESYEWAPESLKQAGVPQGKLIQMPAFKSTKQYPGTVRDWWVYVPAQYSKTGPPAKLIVFTDGSNYCHGDGNATIVLDNLIHAKKIPVSIAVFINPGVIPASGKGKSESRNRSNEYDTCTAQYATFLDQEMLPIVRQQYRISEKPEDHLICGASSGGSCAFTAAWHRTDLFQKVISFVGSFCDFRGINDYPSRKKNTIPLDQFGPWKTAHDYPGLIRKEYPPKPLKVFLQDGDNDLDNKLGNWFLNNERMAAALAYSGYDHWFVTGHGIHSSRHGKAVLPEALVWIWNSDQK from the coding sequence ATGAAATATTTTCATCTCCGCGCCGCTATTGTGCTGACCACAATCATGTTATCGCTGCTATCAATGACCTGTACGCTGCTGGCCGCCCCGCAAAATCTGGTTGATGCTTCGAAATTACTCAAAGCACCGGTCAGCAAAGAAAATCAGCAACAGGTTCTGGACTACTTCAAAAAGCGGTATCAGAAAGAAAAAGATTTATCACAGGGTCTGCATAAGACATTGATTGACAAAACCGACGATGGTGGCGGCTATGCCGGCTGGTTTCTCAAAGCAGCACCTGGAGACGAAGTGATTGTCTTTGCAGAGAAGGGACGACAGTGGCCGATGATTGAACTGGGTGATTCCGGCTATTTCGCCTGGGTGGAGAAATTCCCTAACTTTTCTTCTGCCCACTATCATTTCAGTGTGAATGGAAAACGGTTGCAGACAGGCCGCTATAACCGGTTTGGTTTTGAAAGCTACGAATGGGCTCCGGAAAGCCTCAAACAGGCTGGAGTTCCCCAGGGAAAACTCATCCAGATGCCCGCCTTTAAGAGTACGAAACAGTACCCGGGCACCGTTCGCGACTGGTGGGTCTATGTGCCGGCCCAGTATTCCAAAACAGGTCCTCCGGCAAAACTGATTGTGTTTACAGATGGTAGCAATTATTGCCATGGCGACGGCAACGCCACGATCGTTCTGGATAACCTGATTCATGCGAAAAAGATTCCGGTTTCGATTGCCGTCTTCATCAATCCCGGCGTGATCCCCGCTAGCGGAAAAGGGAAATCGGAAAGCCGAAACCGCAGCAATGAGTACGATACCTGTACCGCCCAGTATGCGACTTTCCTGGATCAGGAAATGTTGCCCATAGTGCGTCAGCAGTACCGTATTTCTGAAAAGCCGGAAGATCATCTGATCTGTGGCGCTTCTTCGGGCGGCAGTTGTGCTTTCACTGCGGCCTGGCATCGGACCGACCTGTTCCAGAAAGTCATTTCCTTTGTGGGCAGCTTCTGCGATTTCCGGGGAATCAATGATTATCCATCCCGCAAGAAGAACACAATTCCCCTCGACCAGTTTGGTCCCTGGAAAACAGCACACGACTATCCTGGTCTGATCCGCAAAGAGTATCCTCCCAAACCACTTAAAGTCTTTTTACAGGACGGCGATAATGATTTAGACAATAAGCTGGGTAACTGGTTTCTGAATAACGAGCGGATGGCAGCCGCCCTGGCTTATAGTGGTTACGACCACTGGTTTGTCACCGGCCATGGGATTCATAGCAGCCGCCACGGGAAAGCGGTTTTGCCGGAAGCACTGGTCTGGATCTGGAATTCAGACCAGAAGTAA
- the plsY gene encoding glycerol-3-phosphate 1-O-acyltransferase PlsY, with product MFADYFWFFVAACSYLAGSVPFGLLVAKLFTGTDIRKVGSGNIGATNVARTLGAKWGILVLVLDALKGLLPVLLIPPLFVNPESPAFDHARVLSGVATILGHMFPLWLGFRGGKGVATSLGVILVLGPWSTLVAVIGFASTFLLTRIVALSSIVAAIAFGVAQFMQLGSTAFMQQKWSLAAFSIAVPLLIIVRHWSNMGRIMRGEEKKFSFGSRKQTETADPESNSGESGS from the coding sequence ATGTTTGCAGATTATTTTTGGTTTTTTGTGGCGGCCTGCTCTTATCTGGCTGGTTCTGTCCCCTTTGGTCTGCTGGTCGCAAAGCTGTTTACTGGTACAGACATCCGAAAAGTGGGCAGCGGAAACATTGGCGCCACCAATGTGGCTCGTACCCTGGGTGCGAAATGGGGCATCCTCGTGCTCGTGCTGGATGCTTTAAAGGGCCTGCTGCCCGTCTTACTGATTCCACCTCTGTTCGTGAATCCCGAATCCCCAGCTTTCGATCATGCCCGCGTCTTAAGTGGTGTCGCGACCATTCTGGGGCATATGTTTCCCCTCTGGCTGGGCTTTCGAGGCGGCAAAGGTGTGGCGACCAGCCTGGGTGTGATTCTGGTACTGGGCCCGTGGTCGACGCTGGTTGCCGTCATCGGCTTCGCTTCAACATTTCTGCTGACAAGGATTGTCGCCTTGAGTTCGATTGTCGCTGCGATTGCATTTGGTGTCGCGCAGTTTATGCAACTGGGGTCCACCGCTTTCATGCAGCAAAAATGGAGTCTGGCGGCTTTCAGTATCGCGGTCCCACTATTGATTATTGTCCGACACTGGAGCAACATGGGGAGGATCATGCGGGGAGAAGAGAAGAAATTCTCGTTTGGCAGTCGCAAGCAAACGGAGACTGCAGATCCCGAATCAAACAGCGGTGAAAGCGGTTCATAA
- the amrS gene encoding AmmeMemoRadiSam system radical SAM enzyme, whose protein sequence is MADKTLPILTPTADQSDLDQGLYPARWWHTEGEKIICDLCPRACALSENDRGFCFVRQNIGGEMALTTFGRSTGFCVDPIEKKPLNHFYPGSSVLSFGTAGCNLGCKFCQNWDISKSREIERLSARALPDEIAEVAAQLGCQSVAFTYNDPIIWSEYAIETSKACHARGIKTVAVTAGYITEQARADFFEHIDAANIDLKAFTEEFYYRITLSHLQPVLDTLKWLKQETDVWFEITNLVIPEANDNDSEFQQMCDWILNEIGPDVPLHFSAFHPDFRMRDRGGTPPETLVRAREIAIAAGLKYVYTGNVNDVARQSTYCPECQQTLIERNWYQLGKYALQSNHCGYCDAEIAGHFSDKPGNWGQKRLPVDIQAALKNSTLSRSSNSVPQKGPSTMQTNQTPQVMELSTDQEQALLQQAAAIVAGTASRNRPVEVPLGDLQNRTVSGAFVSLKRQGQLRSCCGSFGQPLPLAQALQQAAVRAAKDDPRFPPISPSELAHLDLEVWLLSGLETVPEQGADRVAAVIVGQHGLQIRADGHSGLLLPGVPLDHGWDAEEFLNQTCIKAGLPPTAWKDPGTTLLRFQGISSAARFAELVDLSTEEQAQAILGPREFAQYLQYIQSTVDALLKGQVPSYYCDAVSDTNLQGVALLLTRTDTEEELILSKWTLKQTFPMQSTVFSLCQQLAQIIARLNLKSGEFQIKLVLASDPAMHGTLSQNDLQEFVFQQRSLLLIDGQKSAWCYDRDQDASSLLEQAQQALCSAQPETAQVLSLAVQTITSRFQIVNRPRAELGTEIRPAGVAGTFYPADPARMTAQLDDLFTETVEAQSWAAAMVPHAGWKYSGKIAASVLKRIQFPSTIIVIGPKHTREGVDWAVTPHQVWQLPNGNLDSDRGLAQQLVEQIPGLELDAAAHRSEHAIEVELPLIQRLAPQSKVVGIVIGSGNLPRCEEFAEGLARVIQGMAEPPLLLISSDMNHFATDTENRRLDELALEKMRSLDPDGLLETVREHHISMCGVLPAVMVMKTLRKLGKLNQIEQVGYATSGEVTGDSSRVVGYAGLLIN, encoded by the coding sequence ATGGCAGACAAAACGCTACCCATACTCACGCCGACAGCAGATCAGTCCGATCTGGATCAGGGGCTTTACCCCGCACGCTGGTGGCATACGGAAGGTGAGAAAATCATCTGCGATCTCTGTCCGCGCGCCTGCGCGCTGTCAGAAAATGACCGTGGATTCTGTTTTGTCCGCCAGAACATAGGCGGTGAGATGGCATTGACCACCTTTGGCCGCAGTACCGGCTTCTGTGTTGATCCCATCGAGAAAAAGCCATTGAACCATTTTTATCCCGGTTCCAGTGTGCTGTCCTTCGGGACCGCGGGCTGTAATCTAGGCTGTAAGTTTTGCCAGAACTGGGATATCTCCAAATCGAGAGAAATCGAACGCTTAAGCGCCCGGGCCCTGCCAGATGAAATAGCCGAAGTCGCGGCCCAGTTGGGCTGCCAGAGTGTCGCGTTCACATACAACGATCCAATCATCTGGTCGGAATACGCGATTGAAACATCCAAGGCCTGCCATGCTCGTGGAATCAAAACCGTCGCAGTCACAGCCGGCTATATTACCGAACAGGCGCGGGCGGATTTCTTCGAGCACATTGACGCTGCGAATATTGATCTGAAAGCGTTTACCGAAGAATTTTACTATCGCATCACCCTCTCACATTTACAGCCGGTCCTCGATACCCTCAAATGGCTGAAACAGGAAACGGACGTCTGGTTTGAAATCACGAATCTGGTGATTCCCGAGGCGAACGATAACGACAGCGAATTCCAACAGATGTGCGACTGGATCCTGAACGAAATCGGCCCCGATGTCCCGCTGCATTTCTCTGCCTTCCATCCTGATTTCCGCATGCGCGATCGCGGGGGCACACCACCGGAAACACTGGTCCGCGCCCGCGAGATTGCGATCGCCGCCGGTCTCAAATATGTTTACACTGGAAATGTCAATGATGTTGCCCGGCAAAGCACCTATTGCCCGGAATGTCAGCAGACACTCATCGAGCGCAACTGGTACCAGCTGGGAAAATACGCGTTGCAGAGCAATCACTGTGGTTATTGTGATGCGGAAATTGCGGGCCATTTCAGTGACAAACCGGGCAACTGGGGCCAGAAAAGACTGCCCGTTGATATCCAGGCCGCCTTAAAAAACAGCACTCTTTCGCGATCAAGCAATAGCGTCCCTCAGAAAGGTCCTTCGACAATGCAGACCAACCAGACACCGCAGGTCATGGAACTCAGCACTGATCAGGAGCAGGCACTTCTGCAACAGGCGGCTGCCATCGTTGCTGGTACGGCCAGCCGAAACAGGCCTGTGGAGGTCCCCCTGGGAGACCTCCAGAACAGAACCGTCAGTGGGGCCTTTGTCAGCCTGAAACGTCAGGGGCAACTGCGATCCTGTTGTGGCAGCTTTGGTCAGCCACTTCCCCTCGCTCAGGCTTTACAGCAGGCAGCGGTCCGCGCGGCGAAAGATGACCCCCGCTTCCCTCCCATTTCTCCGAGTGAACTGGCTCATCTTGATCTGGAAGTCTGGTTGCTGTCCGGGCTGGAAACAGTCCCCGAACAGGGAGCCGACCGCGTTGCTGCCGTCATTGTCGGACAGCATGGCCTGCAGATTCGCGCCGATGGTCACAGTGGATTACTGCTGCCTGGAGTGCCCCTCGATCATGGCTGGGACGCGGAAGAATTTCTGAATCAAACCTGTATCAAAGCGGGACTTCCACCGACTGCCTGGAAAGACCCGGGCACTACTTTATTGCGGTTTCAGGGAATCTCAAGTGCTGCCAGATTCGCAGAGCTTGTCGATCTCTCTACTGAGGAGCAGGCGCAGGCCATCCTGGGGCCACGCGAATTTGCCCAGTATCTGCAATACATTCAGTCGACTGTCGACGCCTTACTCAAAGGTCAGGTGCCCTCCTATTATTGCGATGCAGTCTCCGATACAAATCTGCAGGGAGTCGCACTGCTGTTGACGCGGACGGACACCGAAGAGGAACTGATTCTTTCAAAGTGGACCTTGAAGCAGACATTCCCCATGCAATCCACTGTTTTTTCACTCTGTCAGCAACTGGCACAGATTATCGCCAGACTCAATCTGAAATCCGGAGAGTTCCAGATTAAACTGGTACTGGCTTCTGACCCGGCCATGCATGGCACACTGTCTCAGAATGATTTGCAGGAATTTGTATTCCAGCAACGCAGTCTGCTATTAATTGACGGACAGAAATCAGCCTGGTGTTACGATCGTGATCAGGACGCTTCCAGTCTGCTGGAACAGGCGCAGCAGGCCCTTTGTAGTGCTCAGCCGGAAACTGCACAGGTTCTCAGTCTGGCTGTGCAGACCATAACATCCCGTTTTCAGATTGTGAACCGCCCCCGTGCCGAACTCGGGACGGAAATCAGACCGGCGGGCGTCGCAGGAACTTTTTATCCCGCTGACCCCGCCAGGATGACCGCTCAGCTGGATGATCTGTTCACTGAAACAGTCGAGGCTCAATCCTGGGCTGCAGCCATGGTGCCCCATGCGGGCTGGAAATACTCAGGCAAAATCGCGGCCAGCGTCCTGAAGCGTATCCAATTCCCGTCCACGATTATCGTCATTGGCCCCAAGCACACTCGCGAGGGTGTCGACTGGGCGGTCACACCACATCAGGTCTGGCAGCTTCCCAACGGTAATCTGGATTCCGATCGAGGGCTGGCACAACAGCTTGTGGAACAGATCCCGGGACTGGAACTGGATGCCGCCGCACATCGCAGCGAACATGCCATTGAAGTAGAGCTTCCGCTCATACAACGTCTGGCACCCCAGTCAAAAGTCGTCGGGATTGTGATTGGCAGTGGTAATCTGCCACGCTGCGAGGAGTTTGCTGAGGGGCTGGCGCGCGTCATTCAGGGGATGGCAGAACCGCCGCTGTTATTGATTTCGAGTGACATGAATCATTTTGCCACTGATACGGAAAATCGCCGACTGGACGAACTGGCACTGGAGAAAATGCGATCGCTTGACCCCGATGGCCTGCTGGAAACGGTTCGCGAGCACCATATTTCCATGTGTGGCGTCCTGCCTGCAGTAATGGTCATGAAAACGCTGCGAAAACTGGGCAAATTGAACCAGATAGAACAAGTGGGGTACGCCACGTCGGGTGAGGTGACCGGCGATTCATCCCGAGTGGTCGGCTATGCCGGCCTGTTGATCAACTGA
- a CDS encoding redoxin domain-containing protein → MSIGRISFLTVFANLILFSHSLLAADAPSVELALTFKPIQEDVDIEIPEKAEYGRCKVEVEQSKKSSGWIVYGPNGQVLRRFVDTNGDNVVDQWRYFNRGLEVYRDIDANYNNKVDASRWMNLAGTRWGIDVNEDGVIDEWKMISAEEVTRVAMNALAKNDTKAFKTLMITEAELADAGIQNPFADKIRESVNSAAKDITTMLSKTKMITPDTVWVRFDGSMPGLIPADDIKTNKDLHVFENVMAIVDTKGKSGLIQFGELIRVGNAWRLTQVPLPIEGESIQVTEGGILMQPVAGTNTLPTNSTVGLSKEMQGLLDELQKLDQNGPTPDQGPQAVARYNTERVAIIEKLIAAAKNEDDRSQWTRQMVDGLAAAVQTVGYKDGLKQLQAIRDQVQKKSQDQDLIAYVTYRTLLADYSTQLQSTQSEKLRDVQTWWLGQLEDFIKKYPNSDDSAEAMLQLAVTQEFSGKVAESKKWYTKLVESHGKSEAGTRGAGALRRMNLSGTELELSGNSLTGGSIDAKQYRGKALLVIFWSSWCKPCTEDLPQIQELYNKYHSQGFDVLGINLDATPEQAEAYIKQHKIAWAHIHEEGGLESAPARDFGVISLPTMFLVDKSGKVVNRSATVADLKKSLPGLLQQ, encoded by the coding sequence ATGTCTATTGGTCGAATCTCTTTTTTAACAGTATTCGCTAACCTCATTCTGTTTTCTCATTCTTTGCTGGCGGCTGATGCGCCCTCGGTGGAACTGGCGTTGACGTTCAAACCGATCCAGGAAGACGTCGACATTGAAATCCCCGAAAAAGCGGAATATGGTCGCTGCAAAGTTGAAGTCGAGCAGAGCAAAAAGAGTTCCGGCTGGATTGTCTACGGCCCGAATGGTCAAGTGCTCAGACGCTTCGTTGATACCAACGGCGACAATGTGGTCGATCAATGGCGTTACTTCAATCGCGGTCTGGAAGTCTATCGCGATATCGATGCCAACTATAATAATAAAGTGGATGCTTCACGGTGGATGAATCTCGCCGGAACCCGCTGGGGTATTGATGTCAATGAAGATGGCGTGATCGATGAATGGAAAATGATTTCCGCAGAAGAAGTCACACGCGTCGCCATGAACGCATTAGCGAAGAATGATACCAAGGCGTTCAAAACACTGATGATCACGGAAGCGGAACTGGCCGACGCCGGGATTCAGAATCCCTTCGCTGACAAGATCCGCGAATCGGTAAATAGCGCCGCGAAAGATATCACGACGATGCTTTCGAAAACCAAAATGATCACACCGGACACCGTCTGGGTCCGCTTTGATGGTTCCATGCCGGGCCTGATTCCTGCAGACGATATTAAAACGAACAAAGATCTGCACGTCTTCGAAAATGTAATGGCGATCGTCGATACCAAAGGAAAAAGCGGACTGATCCAGTTTGGCGAACTGATTCGCGTGGGCAATGCCTGGCGACTGACACAGGTCCCACTGCCGATTGAAGGCGAATCCATTCAGGTGACCGAAGGCGGGATTCTGATGCAGCCGGTCGCAGGCACGAATACGTTACCAACCAATTCCACAGTCGGTCTCTCCAAAGAGATGCAGGGACTGCTGGATGAATTACAGAAACTGGATCAGAACGGTCCGACTCCGGACCAGGGACCACAGGCGGTCGCCCGCTACAATACCGAACGGGTTGCGATTATCGAAAAGCTGATCGCTGCTGCGAAAAATGAAGATGACCGATCCCAGTGGACCCGACAAATGGTCGACGGACTCGCAGCCGCCGTGCAGACAGTGGGCTACAAGGATGGACTTAAGCAGTTGCAGGCCATTCGAGATCAGGTTCAGAAAAAATCTCAGGACCAGGATCTGATCGCCTATGTGACTTACCGCACATTACTGGCAGATTACAGTACGCAGCTGCAGTCGACACAAAGTGAAAAACTCCGCGATGTACAGACCTGGTGGCTGGGGCAGTTGGAAGATTTCATCAAGAAATATCCCAACTCAGACGACTCTGCAGAAGCGATGTTGCAACTGGCAGTCACACAGGAATTCAGTGGTAAAGTTGCGGAATCAAAAAAATGGTACACCAAGCTGGTCGAAAGCCATGGCAAATCGGAAGCAGGCACACGTGGTGCGGGAGCCCTGCGACGTATGAATCTGTCAGGTACTGAACTGGAACTCTCTGGTAATTCATTGACCGGAGGCAGTATCGATGCCAAGCAATATCGGGGTAAAGCACTGCTGGTGATTTTCTGGTCAAGCTGGTGTAAACCCTGTACCGAGGATCTGCCTCAGATTCAGGAACTGTATAACAAATACCACAGCCAGGGATTTGACGTGCTGGGAATCAACCTCGATGCGACTCCCGAACAGGCAGAAGCCTACATCAAACAGCACAAGATTGCCTGGGCTCATATCCATGAAGAAGGCGGCCTGGAAAGTGCGCCCGCTCGTGACTTCGGCGTGATTTCACTGCCGACAATGTTCCTTGTCGATAAATCAGGTAAAGTGGTCAACCGCAGTGCCACTGTGGCGGACCTGAAGAAATCTCTGCCGGGCTTATTGCAGCAGTAA